In the Brienomyrus brachyistius isolate T26 chromosome 20, BBRACH_0.4, whole genome shotgun sequence genome, one interval contains:
- the LOC125715983 gene encoding uncharacterized protein LOC125715983, which produces MTRNKRIAKAVSWSNDRYWATWDKWMEVIDWEDEGELCSPAESPSDQADRSIVSHTRKPIAKAVSWTDDVYWAAWDKWDEIICWGEEGECSPATPPINQPGRDKGLDMHGLEVFLLNERTVSIKPADDHQDRLKIGAVVVDLCQFELDGVNDKFEIVEIQIGEVKLEETAERGFNSEFELEIMDVEIEVVDSEFQLNALNWEIAGTKVDKLLVEHLNINNLEAGSVKVSTSNGNVVYVNGM; this is translated from the exons atgacgag aaacaaacgaattgcaaaagctgtcagctggagcaacgatcgatactgggcaacttgggacaagtggatggaagtgattgactgggaagatgagggagagctgtgctccccagcagaatcaccctctgaccaggctgaccgttccatcgtgtcacacacccgaaagccaattgccaaggcagttagctggacggatgatgtgtattgggcagcctgggacaagtgggatgagatcatctgctggggtgaagaaggagagtgctccccagcaactccacccatcaaccagcctgggagggataaggggttagacatgcatgggttagaggtttttctgttaaatgaaaggacagtctccataaagcctgcagatgaccaccaagacaggctgaaaataggagccgtagtggtcgacctctgccagtttgagctagatggtgtaaatgataaatttgaaattgtcgaaatacaaattggagaggtcaaattggaggagactgcagagaggggttttaattcagaatttgaattggaaattatggatgtggagatagaggttgtagacagtgaattccagctgaatgctcttaattgggaaattgctggaactaaagtggacaaattattagtggaacacctgaacataaataatctagaagcaggcagtgtgaaggtgtccacatcaaatgggaatgtggtatatgtcaatggtatgtga